The proteins below are encoded in one region of Brassica napus cultivar Da-Ae chromosome A6, Da-Ae, whole genome shotgun sequence:
- the LOC106361513 gene encoding nicalin-1 yields MGDEKKSKQRDGSMVFESMYPLLALMLILVACVDLCDAATVVDVYRLVQYDISGVPFGSRFSSLNHHAASLSFHRGADLSRSVLILPLRELDLGFLQDYISQKQSLGGLLILLPQTLRPGNNIVLSETQRFRKLLAQLENLLVHANIPFPVYFAFENEETDAMLADVKKNDALGQQATATTGGYKLVISVSEPRKIASPTITNIQGWLPGSRAEGDSNQLPTIAIVASYDTFGAAPALSVGSDSNGSGVVALLEVARLFSTLYSNPKTRGRYNLLFALTSGGPYNYEGTQKWLKSLDQRMRESIDYAICLNSVGSWDNELLVHVSKPPDNAYIKQIFEGFSNVAEDLGFQVALKHKKINISNSRVAWEHEQFSRLRVTAATLSELSTPPELLESAGSLSDTRQLVHEDAIIKGVKLVAESLARHIYGHQRKDIKIFADDSSLAVNPFNVRSWLDLLSQTPRVAPYLSKSEPLITALKKELEDYTAEVSVQHESLDGIFTFYDSTKASLNIYQVASVTFDLLLLLVLGSYLIVLFSFLVITTRGVDDLISLFRRPPSRKVKMV; encoded by the exons ATGGGGGACGAGAAGAAGTCGAAGCAGAGAGATGGGTCGATGGTCTTCGAGTCCATGTATCCACTCCTTGCCCTCATGCTCATCCTCGTCGCTTGCGTCGACCTGTGCGACGCGGCCACTGTTGTAGACGTTTACCGTCTCGTCCAATATGACATCTCCGGCGTTCCTTTCGGCTCTCGTTTCTCCTCCCTCAACCACCACGCCGCCTCCCTCAGCTTCCACCGCGGCGCCGATCTGTCTCGCTCTGTACTTATCCTCCCACTCCGCGAACTCGATCTCGGATTCCTTCAAG ATTACATCTCACAGAAGCAGTCTCTTGGGGGATTGTTGATTTTGCTTCCCCAGACGTTAAGACCTGGCAACAACATTGTTCTCTCTGAAACCCAACGGTTCAGGAAACTATTAGCACAGCTTGAGAACTTACTTGTCCACGCCAACATACCT TTTCCTGTCTACTTTGCTTTTGAGAATGAAGAGACTGATGCTATGTTGGCTGATGTTAAGAAAAATGATGCACTTGGTCAGCAAGCTACTGCCACCACTGGCGG ATATAAGCTTGTTATCTCTGTATCCGAGCCTAGGAAAATTGCATCTCCCACCATCACTAATATTCAG GGATGGCTTCCAGGATCAAGAGCAGAAGGAGATTCCAACCAGCTTCCAACAATTGCTATTGTTGCATCCTATGATACCTTCGGAGCAGCTCCT GCACTATCGGTGGGAAGTGATAGCAATGGAAGTGGGGTCGTGGCGCTTCTTGAAGTAGCTAGACTATTTTCCACTCTTTATTCAAATCCCAAGACAAGGGGAAGGTACAATTTACTTTTTGCACTGACATCTGGTGGACCCTACAACTACGAAGGGACTCAAAAG TGGCTGAAGAGCCTTGATCAGAGGATGCGTGAGAGCATTGATTATGCCATTTGCTTGAACAGTGTTGGCTCTTGGGACAATGAATTACTGGTTCACGTGTCAAAGCCTCCAGATAACGcctatataaaacaaatatttgag GGCTTCTCTAATGTGGCAGAAGACTTGGGTTTTCAAGTTGCTCTGAAGCACAAGAAGATTAATATCTCTAATTCACGT GTTGCTTGGGAGCATGAACAATTTTCAAGACTCAGAGTAACTGCAGCCACTCTATCCGAACTTTCGACGCCACCTGAGTTACTGGAAAGTGCTGGAAGTCTGTCTGACACAAG GCAACTTGTGCATGAGGATGCTATCATTAAGGGTGTCAAGTTGGTGGCTGAAAGCCTTGCT AGACATATCTATGGTCACCAAAGAAAAGACATCAAGATTTTTGCAGATGACAGTAGTTTGGCTGTAAATCCCTTTAATGTGAGATCATGGTTGGATCTTTTGTCACAAACTCCTCGGGTGGCACCGTATCTCTCAAAGAGTGAACCACTAATCACGGCTCTGAAGAAG GAACTAGAGGATTATACTGCTGAAGTGAGTGTTCAACATGAATCTTTAGATGGAATTTTCACCTTTTACGACTCAACAAAGGCTAGCCTTAACATATACCAG GTGGCGAGTGTAACATTCGACTTGCTCTTGCTTCTGGTGTTAGGATCATACTTAATAGTGCTTTTCAGCTTCCTCGTCATCACAACTCgg GGTGTGGATGACTTAATAAGCTTATTCCGCCGGCCTCCTTCCCGGAAAGTGAAAATGGTTTAA